The following are encoded together in the Nocardioides sp. Arc9.136 genome:
- a CDS encoding amino acid ABC transporter ATP-binding protein: MSAPSSPALLEVRGLRKTYGERLVLDSVDLDVRAHDVVCLIGSSGSGKSTLLRCLDLLEDVDDGTITLSGQEISDPLVDPREVRKRVGMVFQAYNLFPHLSVLDNCTLSPRRVHGVSKADAESRALALLDQFGLAEHARKHPDRLSGGQQQRVALVRALCTGPELLLLDEITAALDPELVGEVLTIVRDLAVAGTTMVLATHEMAFAREVATKVCFLHQGRILEQGPPDQLFTAPREERTRQFLARVLPA, from the coding sequence GTGAGCGCTCCCTCCTCCCCGGCGCTGCTCGAGGTCCGTGGCCTGCGCAAGACCTACGGCGAGCGGCTGGTCCTCGACTCGGTCGACCTCGACGTCCGCGCCCACGACGTGGTCTGCCTGATCGGCTCCTCGGGGTCGGGCAAGTCGACGCTGCTGCGCTGCCTGGACCTGCTCGAGGACGTCGACGACGGCACCATCACCCTGTCCGGGCAGGAGATCAGCGACCCGCTGGTCGACCCGCGCGAGGTCCGCAAGCGGGTCGGGATGGTCTTCCAGGCCTACAACCTCTTCCCGCACCTCTCGGTCCTCGACAACTGCACGCTCTCCCCGCGGCGGGTCCACGGCGTCTCGAAGGCCGACGCGGAGAGCCGGGCGCTGGCGCTGCTGGACCAGTTCGGCCTCGCCGAGCACGCACGCAAGCACCCCGACCGGCTCTCCGGCGGCCAGCAGCAGCGGGTCGCCCTGGTGCGGGCGCTGTGCACCGGCCCCGAGCTGCTCCTCCTCGACGAGATCACCGCCGCCCTGGACCCCGAGCTGGTCGGCGAGGTGCTGACCATCGTCCGCGACCTCGCCGTCGCCGGCACCACGATGGTGCTGGCCACCCACGAGATGGCCTTCGCCCGCGAGGTCGCCACCAAGGTGTGCTTCCTGCACCAGGGCCGCATCCTCGAGCAGGGACCGCCCGACCAGCTCTTCACCGCCCCGCGCGAGGAGCGGACCCGCCAGTTCCTCGCCCGCGTCCTCCCGGCCTGA
- a CDS encoding amino acid ABC transporter permease, which translates to MTDTPTATSTPTGGGWTPSDRELERRAVRRRLRLRSLSVATGLVVLVLVALGVALTSSPGWPNVRELFFSWEHAKAVFPDVLDGFWLNVRLFLVCEVVILALGLLVALARVARSPYLAPLRVLAVVYTDLLRGVPTLLLVLMLGFGMPALGLQGVPISGTFWAGVALVLSYSAYVAEVFRAGIDSIHPSQVASAEALGLSRPQALRYVVVPQAVRRVVPPLLNDFVSLQKDTALVSAVAVFDAVFAARDYAAYNFNYTPYVVVAAFFVVLTVPLARLTDWLQRRWLARERAGQL; encoded by the coding sequence TTGACTGACACCCCCACGGCCACGTCCACCCCCACCGGCGGGGGCTGGACGCCCAGCGACCGCGAGCTCGAGCGGCGAGCCGTGCGCCGCCGCCTCCGGCTGCGCTCGCTGAGCGTCGCCACGGGACTCGTGGTCCTGGTGCTCGTCGCGCTCGGCGTCGCCCTCACCAGCTCCCCGGGGTGGCCGAACGTCCGGGAGCTGTTCTTCTCCTGGGAGCACGCCAAGGCCGTCTTCCCCGACGTGCTGGACGGGTTCTGGCTCAACGTCCGGCTGTTCCTGGTCTGCGAGGTCGTGATCCTCGCCCTCGGCCTGCTGGTGGCGCTCGCACGGGTCGCCCGCTCGCCGTACCTCGCCCCGCTCCGCGTCCTGGCCGTCGTCTACACCGACCTGCTCCGCGGCGTGCCCACGCTGCTGCTCGTGCTGATGCTCGGCTTCGGGATGCCGGCGCTCGGGCTCCAGGGCGTGCCGATCAGCGGCACCTTCTGGGCCGGCGTCGCGCTGGTCCTCTCCTACAGCGCCTACGTCGCCGAGGTCTTCCGCGCCGGCATCGACTCCATCCACCCCTCGCAGGTCGCCTCCGCCGAGGCGCTCGGGCTGAGCCGCCCGCAGGCGCTGCGGTACGTCGTCGTGCCCCAGGCCGTCCGCCGGGTCGTCCCGCCGCTGCTCAACGACTTCGTCTCGCTGCAGAAGGACACCGCGCTGGTCTCGGCCGTCGCGGTCTTCGACGCGGTCTTCGCCGCGCGCGACTACGCGGCGTACAACTTCAACTACACGCCGTACGTCGTCGTCGCGGCGTTCTTCGTCGTGCTGACCGTCCCGCTGGCCCGGCTCACCGACTGGCTGCAGCGGCGCTGGCTGGCGCGGGAGCGGGCGGGGCAGCTGTGA
- a CDS encoding ABC transporter substrate-binding protein, producing the protein MRSRRAALAAPVLLTAFATGLVSACAPVEDDEPDAASDSSSASADTSASADADPAACVEGAPLVEDGRLTIGTDSPAYEPWFVDDDPTNGEGFESAVAYAVAEELGFSEDEVSWVTVPFNSSYAPGKKTFDLDINQVSITPQRAEVVDFSEGYYQAAQAVITLEDSPLAGLESVEELADHKLGAQTGTTSLTAIRDVIQPASDPLVFEDTNAAKQALKNGQVEAILADLPTAFYISAVEIEGSTIVGQFQPETGEQEEFGMLFEKGNPLRDCVDAALASLREDGTLAEIEQEWLSDVVSVPTLD; encoded by the coding sequence ATGCGCTCGCGTCGTGCCGCCCTGGCCGCCCCCGTCCTGCTGACCGCGTTCGCCACCGGGCTGGTCTCCGCGTGCGCCCCGGTCGAGGACGACGAGCCGGACGCCGCGAGCGACTCGAGCAGCGCCTCCGCCGACACGAGCGCCAGCGCCGACGCCGACCCGGCCGCCTGCGTCGAGGGCGCCCCGCTGGTCGAGGACGGCCGGCTCACCATCGGCACCGACTCCCCGGCGTACGAGCCGTGGTTCGTCGACGACGACCCCACCAACGGCGAGGGGTTCGAGTCGGCGGTCGCCTACGCGGTCGCCGAGGAGCTCGGCTTCTCCGAGGACGAGGTCTCCTGGGTGACCGTGCCCTTCAACTCCTCCTACGCGCCGGGCAAGAAGACCTTCGACCTCGACATCAACCAGGTCTCGATCACCCCCCAGCGGGCCGAGGTCGTCGACTTCTCCGAGGGGTACTACCAGGCCGCGCAGGCGGTGATCACCCTCGAGGACTCCCCGCTCGCCGGCCTCGAGAGCGTCGAGGAGCTCGCCGACCACAAGCTCGGCGCCCAGACCGGCACCACCTCGCTGACCGCGATCCGCGACGTCATCCAGCCGGCCAGCGACCCGCTGGTCTTCGAGGACACCAACGCCGCCAAGCAGGCGCTCAAGAACGGCCAGGTCGAGGCGATCCTCGCCGACCTGCCGACCGCGTTCTACATCTCCGCCGTCGAGATCGAGGGCAGCACGATCGTCGGGCAGTTCCAGCCCGAGACCGGTGAGCAGGAGGAGTTCGGGATGCTCTTCGAGAAGGGCAACCCGCTGCGCGACTGCGTCGACGCCGCGCTCGCGAGCCTCCGCGAGGACGGCACGCTGGCCGAGATCGAGCAGGAGTGGCTCTCCGACGTGGTGAGCGTGCCGACGCTTGACTGA